The DNA region CGCATGGCCTGCTTGATTGCGGCGATGGCGCGCGTGGGTTGCTGCGCGAGTTGGGACGCGAGTTTTGTCGCGGTGCCGGCGAGTTCCGCGTCATCGACTACCTGCCAGATCAAACCCCAGTTTTCGGCTTTTTCCGCGCTGAGTTTGTCGCCAGTCATCGCGAGCCCCATGGCGCGAGCCATGCCGACACGCTGCGGCAGGAACCATGTGCCGCCTGAGTCGGGCACGAGACCGATCTTCACGAACGCCTGAATGAAGCTCGCGGAGCGAGCCGCGAGCACAAGGTCGCAGGCGAGGGCGAGATTGGCGCCGGCACCGGCAGCCGTGCCGTTCACCGCGGCGATGACCGGCATTGGCAATGCCTGCAGGCGGCGAATCAGCGGATTGAAATGTTGTTCGATCAGCTCACCCAGATCGGTCATGGCGCCTGGCGTGAAGTCGAGGTCGGCCAGATCCTGGCCGGCGCAGAA from Paraburkholderia aromaticivorans includes:
- the paaG gene encoding 2-(1,2-epoxy-1,2-dihydrophenyl)acetyl-CoA isomerase PaaG — protein: MSYEAISLNIDASSHVAVITLNRPDKLNSFTRAMHQELSAALDQVETSGVRALVLTGAGRGFCAGQDLADLDFTPGAMTDLGELIEQHFNPLIRRLQALPMPVIAAVNGTAAGAGANLALACDLVLAARSASFIQAFVKIGLVPDSGGTWFLPQRVGMARAMGLAMTGDKLSAEKAENWGLIWQVVDDAELAGTATKLASQLAQQPTRAIAAIKQAMRAGATQTLDQQLDLERDLQRELGASHDYAEGVQAFVEKRAPRFEGR